CGGTCGGCGTGCTCTTCGGTCTGCCGTCGCTGCGCATCAAGGGCTTCTATCTGGCGGTCGCGACCCTGGCCGCGCAGTTCTTCCTGGTCTGGCTCTTCAACAAGGTGCCCTGGTTCTACAACTACTCGGCCACCGGCCAGATCACCGCGCCCGAGCGTTCCATCTTCGGTTATTCCGTCACCGGATCGGGCGTGACGCCTGCGGCGACCTACCTTTTCTGCCTGGGCATACTGGTGGTCATGGGCTTTGCGGCGAAGAACCTGCTGCGCGGGCGCATCGGGCGTTCCTGGATGGCGATCCGCGACATGGACATCGCAGCGGAGATCATCGGCGTCTCGCCCCTGAAGGCGAAGCTTTCCGCCTTCGCGATCTCCTCCTTCTACGTCGGTGTCGCGGGCGCGCTTTATTTCGCGGTCTGGTTCGGCGCGGCGGAGCCGACCGAGGCCTTCGGCATCAACCAGTCCTTCCTGGTGCTCTTCATGATCATCATCGGCGGGCTGGGCTCCATGCTGGGCTCTTTCCTGGGCGCGGCCTTCATGGTGCTGATGCCGATCTTCCTGAAGAATCTGATGGTCGGCGGCTTCGGCGTCGACATCGCGGTCGCCAAGCATGTCGAGATCACCATCGTCGGCGCGCTCATCATCTTCTTCCTGATCGTGGAGCCGCACGGCCTGGCGCGGCTCTGGGCGATCACGAAGGAAAAGCTCCGCCTCTGGCCCTTCCCCCACTAGGAGGGATGTTCGAGGCGGCCCTACAACAAAGCAGGCAAACATGCTGAAATGACGTCATCCAAAAGAACCGAAAGGGAGGTACTTCCGAGAATGTTCAAGAAATTGACCCTGGCCGTTGCGGCCGCCGTGATCGCGGCTCCGCTGCTGGCCGCCCCGGCGAGCGCGGACCTGACCGTCCCCTCGCTGGCCTACCGCACGGGCCCCTATGCCCCCAACGGCATCCCCTTCGCCGATGGCTACGCCGACTACTTCACGCTGCTCAACCAGCGCGACGGCGGCATCGAGGGCCAGAAGATCAACTTGGTGGAGTGCGAGACGGCCTATAACACCCAGCAGGGCGTCGAGTGCTACGAGAACACCAAGGGCCAGGGCTCCCTGGTCTACCAGCCGCTGTCCACGGGCATCACCTATCAGCTGATCCCCAAGGCGACCGAGGACATGATCCCGATCCACTCCATGGGTTACGGGCGCACCTCGGCGGCCAACGGCAAGATCTTCCCCTACGTCTTCAACTTCCCCGGCACCTACTGGGATGCGGCTTCCATCATCGTGAAGCACATCATCGACGAGGAAGGCGGGGACGTCTCCGGCAAGAAGATCGCGCTGGTCTACCACAACTCCGCCTACGGCAAGGAGCCGATCCGCACGCTGGAGGAACTGGCCAAGAAGCACGGCTATGAACTGCTGCTGCTGCCGGTCGACCATCCCGGTCAGGAGCAGAAGGCCACCTGGCTGCAGGTCCGCCGCGAGCGTCCCGACTGGGTGATGATGTGGGGCTGGGGCGTGATGAACCAGGTCGCCATCAAGGAGGCCGCCTCCATCCGCTTCCCCATGGATCACTTCGTGGGCGTCTGGTGGTCCGGTTCCGAGAATGACGTGGCCCCCGCGGGCCAGGACGCCGACGGCTACAAGGCCGTCGCCTTCCACGCCTCGGGCAAGGACTTCCCCGTCTACGACGACCTCCAGAAGCACGTGATCGACGCCGGTCTGGCCGCCGGTGACGGCAGCCACGTGGGCGAGGTGCTCTACAGCCGCGGCATGGTCGCGGCCATGTGGGCTTCCGAGGCGATCCGCACGGCCATGAAGATCCATGGCACCATGGACGTCTCCCCCGCACAGGTGCGTGACGGCTACGAAGCTCTCGACGTGGACGAGGCGCGCCTGACCGAGTTGGGTCTGCCCGGCTTCACCGTTCCGGTGAAGGTGACTTGCGAGAACCACGGCGGACCGGGCCTCGGCGCGATCCAGCAGTGGGACGCCGATACCGGCACCTGGTCGCTGATCACCGACTTCGTCTCCGCCGACCGCGAAGTGGTCGACGCGCTGATCGAAGAGGATGCGGCGGCCTACGCCGCGGAGGCCAACATCACCCCGCGCGAATGTAACTGATCCGCGGGCGCTAGCGTTCGGGGGCCGTCGTTCCGGCAAGGACCGGCGGCCCCCATCCGCGCTTTTCCGATTTGATGACTTTTGATTGAACCCTTTTTAACCGACCGCGACTAAGCAACCCGCATGGGAGGCGGAGCAGGACATGGCGGAGACCACCGCTGAGGCGAAACAAGCAACGGACGCCAAGGCCGACGCCGGCAAGGGAGAGACCCTGATCGCCGTCAACAACATCGAGGTGATCTACAACCACGTGATCCTGGTGTTGAAGGGCGTCAGCATGGCGGTGCCCAAGGGCGGCATCACCGCGCTTTTGGGCGGCAACGGCGCGGGCAAGACCACCACCTTGAAGGCCATCTCCAACCTGCTGCGCTCGGAGCGCGGCGAGGTCACCAAGGGCTCGATCGAGTACCGGGGAGAAAGGATCGACGGCCTCTCGCCCTCCGATTTGGTCAAGCGCGGCGTGATCCAGGTGATGGAGGGCCGCCACTGCTTCGAGCACCTGACCATCGAGGAGAACCTGATGACCGGCGCCTACACCCGCTCTGACGGATCGGCGGCCGTGAAGCGCGACCTGGAGATGGTCTACAGCTACTTCCCGCGCCTGAAGGAACGGCGCGGCAGCCAGGCGGGCTACACCTCGGGCGGCGAGCAGCAGATGTGCGCCATCGGGCGCGCGCTCA
The window above is part of the Limibacillus sp. genome. Proteins encoded here:
- a CDS encoding branched-chain amino acid ABC transporter permease, with the protein product MLYRETGDFKTSYARDQQIFPVLQDRVAFWALLAVAFLVVPFFIDDYWANSIFLPFLIYALAAIGLNILTGYCGQVSLGTGGFMAVGSYACYKLMTAFPELNILFCVLLSGGVTAAVGVLFGLPSLRIKGFYLAVATLAAQFFLVWLFNKVPWFYNYSATGQITAPERSIFGYSVTGSGVTPAATYLFCLGILVVMGFAAKNLLRGRIGRSWMAIRDMDIAAEIIGVSPLKAKLSAFAISSFYVGVAGALYFAVWFGAAEPTEAFGINQSFLVLFMIIIGGLGSMLGSFLGAAFMVLMPIFLKNLMVGGFGVDIAVAKHVEITIVGALIIFFLIVEPHGLARLWAITKEKLRLWPFPH
- a CDS encoding ABC transporter substrate-binding protein, producing MFKKLTLAVAAAVIAAPLLAAPASADLTVPSLAYRTGPYAPNGIPFADGYADYFTLLNQRDGGIEGQKINLVECETAYNTQQGVECYENTKGQGSLVYQPLSTGITYQLIPKATEDMIPIHSMGYGRTSAANGKIFPYVFNFPGTYWDAASIIVKHIIDEEGGDVSGKKIALVYHNSAYGKEPIRTLEELAKKHGYELLLLPVDHPGQEQKATWLQVRRERPDWVMMWGWGVMNQVAIKEAASIRFPMDHFVGVWWSGSENDVAPAGQDADGYKAVAFHASGKDFPVYDDLQKHVIDAGLAAGDGSHVGEVLYSRGMVAAMWASEAIRTAMKIHGTMDVSPAQVRDGYEALDVDEARLTELGLPGFTVPVKVTCENHGGPGLGAIQQWDADTGTWSLITDFVSADREVVDALIEEDAAAYAAEANITPRECN
- a CDS encoding ABC transporter ATP-binding protein, yielding MAETTAEAKQATDAKADAGKGETLIAVNNIEVIYNHVILVLKGVSMAVPKGGITALLGGNGAGKTTTLKAISNLLRSERGEVTKGSIEYRGERIDGLSPSDLVKRGVIQVMEGRHCFEHLTIEENLMTGAYTRSDGSAAVKRDLEMVYSYFPRLKERRGSQAGYTSGGEQQMCAIGRALMSRPETILLDEPSMGLAPQLVEEIFEIVKDLNEREGVSFLLAEQNTNVALRFAHYGYILESGRVVMDGEAAALRENEDVKEFYLGLSTEGRRSYRDVKHYKRRKRWLS